A stretch of the Streptomyces sp. NBC_00078 genome encodes the following:
- a CDS encoding glucose-1-phosphate thymidylyltransferase codes for MKALVLSGGAGTRLRPITHTSAKQLVPVANKAVLFYGLESIAAAGITEVGVIVGDTASEIQEAVGDGSKFGLEITYIPQERPLGLAHAVLIARDWLGEDDFVMYLGDNFIVGGISTLVDEFRGNRPDAQILLTEVADPRAFGVAELDSLGQVVGLEEKPEHPKSNFALVGVYLFTPLIHEAVRAIRPSWRGELEITHAIQHLIDRRADVRCTVIKGYWKDTGNVVDMLEVNRTVLEGLDRRIDGEVDEGSETIGRVVVEEGARVVNSRIVGPVVIGAGTVVQESYVGPFTSVAENCRIIDSELEFSIVLRDSSILGVGRIESSLIGRHVEVTPAPSVPSAHRLVLGDHSKVQIHT; via the coding sequence ATGAAGGCTCTCGTGCTGTCCGGTGGCGCTGGTACACGACTGAGGCCGATCACGCACACGTCGGCCAAGCAGCTCGTGCCCGTGGCCAACAAGGCCGTGCTCTTCTACGGACTGGAATCCATCGCCGCCGCAGGCATCACGGAGGTCGGCGTCATCGTCGGAGACACCGCATCCGAGATCCAGGAAGCGGTCGGCGACGGATCCAAGTTCGGTCTGGAGATCACCTATATCCCCCAGGAGCGGCCCCTCGGGCTGGCTCACGCGGTGCTGATCGCGCGGGACTGGCTCGGCGAAGACGACTTCGTGATGTATCTGGGAGACAACTTCATCGTCGGCGGCATCAGCACCCTCGTGGACGAGTTCCGCGGCAACCGCCCCGACGCCCAGATCCTGCTCACCGAAGTGGCCGACCCCCGTGCCTTCGGCGTAGCCGAACTCGACTCCCTGGGCCAGGTCGTCGGCCTTGAGGAGAAGCCCGAACATCCCAAGAGCAACTTCGCCCTGGTGGGGGTCTACCTCTTCACGCCCCTCATCCACGAGGCGGTGCGCGCCATCCGGCCCTCCTGGCGTGGCGAACTCGAGATCACCCATGCCATCCAGCACCTGATCGACCGCCGCGCCGACGTGCGCTGCACCGTCATCAAGGGCTACTGGAAGGACACCGGGAACGTCGTCGACATGCTCGAAGTCAACCGGACCGTCCTGGAAGGCCTGGACCGCCGCATCGACGGTGAGGTCGACGAGGGCTCCGAGACCATCGGGCGGGTGGTCGTGGAGGAGGGCGCCCGGGTCGTCAACTCCCGCATCGTCGGACCCGTCGTGATCGGTGCCGGCACCGTTGTCCAGGAGTCCTACGTCGGCCCCTTCACCTCCGTCGCCGAGAACTGCCGGATCATCGACAGCGAACTGGAGTTCTCCATCGTGCTGCGCGACTCCTCGATCCTCGGAGTGGGCCGGATCGAGAGCTCCCTGATCGGCCGGCACGTCGAGGTCACCCCGGCACCCAGTGTGCCCAGCGCACACCGTCTGGTCCTCGGAGACCACAGCAAGGTGCAGATCCATACATGA
- a CDS encoding SpoIIE family protein phosphatase yields the protein MVSEGAEGRRTRTLRAEGALKALTSGPASPERVRRVLEQALVYAGAAFAAVYTPGDDGELLCLVESAGVPRTLLGLRDSYPRSGTSPVADSHRSGSPVWLDPEELARCPEARRTPSRDFFLAVLPARGEDGGGSLLAVSERPDGFDTEDRKCLELIADAVGCPTPARAVEGAELPSNGFSLAMDSGRVEVGDDILELFALTRADFDGKVETLLGLTVPEDLPSLMSVVEADHMSIGDRELEFRVLQPSGPPKWLSLRGRLQAGGEGQPARLVGTVGDASKLRSDVTDVARVQRLAAMLATAGTVRDVSQAVVAALRKPLQADRIALAELEGDRLVVTVLDPPEPESWPELWRMEWRSEWPDAPVRAMPTLAAALREGRAHIWPAGTPLEPALADVGPGGLAVLPLPAGNRMAGACLIGWDTPHDFGPDERALLTASAGLAGQALMRAHAFDAEHELVGMLQRQLLPRRLPKLPGAVAVARYLPTTAGLEVGGDWYDVIPLPDNHVALVIGDVQGHNASAATLMGQMRTALRAYAVEGHPPDVVVSHANRLLMDLETDLFATCCYVDVDMEEGSAWYVRAGHLPPVLRHPDGSTEVPDVEGGPPLGVVRQADFPLSVLRLQPGTVVALTTDGLVESADADIDVGLDRLAHELSVSDPAHLGLVADALLGNARRSDDVALLLLRYDGMTLRPRRESWTVWRVPEAVGHSRRFTRRVLRAWGVTPDGMDTVLLVVSELVTNALVHTDGQVRLDLTLLENKLRVSVADSSARTPVKPTSIGWEATGGRGILLVEAMSETWGTVPVSGGKQVWAELAVTL from the coding sequence GTGGTCAGTGAGGGCGCTGAGGGACGCAGAACGAGAACTCTGCGTGCCGAAGGTGCCCTGAAAGCGCTCACATCCGGTCCGGCTTCGCCCGAACGGGTGCGTCGCGTCCTGGAGCAGGCACTCGTCTACGCCGGTGCGGCCTTCGCCGCCGTGTACACACCGGGGGACGACGGCGAACTGCTCTGCCTGGTCGAGTCGGCGGGCGTGCCGAGGACACTGCTCGGCCTGCGCGACAGCTATCCACGGTCCGGGACCTCCCCGGTGGCCGACAGCCATCGCTCCGGGAGCCCGGTGTGGCTCGACCCGGAGGAACTCGCCCGGTGCCCCGAGGCGCGGCGGACACCGTCGCGGGACTTCTTCCTGGCCGTGCTGCCCGCGCGCGGCGAGGACGGCGGTGGCTCGCTGCTGGCCGTCAGCGAGCGGCCCGACGGGTTCGACACCGAGGACCGCAAGTGCCTCGAACTGATCGCCGATGCCGTGGGCTGCCCCACCCCCGCCCGGGCCGTCGAAGGCGCCGAGCTGCCGTCCAACGGGTTCAGCCTCGCCATGGACAGCGGCCGGGTCGAGGTCGGCGACGACATCCTGGAGCTGTTCGCCCTCACCCGCGCCGACTTCGACGGCAAGGTCGAGACCCTGCTGGGCCTCACGGTGCCGGAGGACCTGCCCTCGCTGATGTCCGTGGTCGAGGCCGACCACATGTCCATCGGCGACCGTGAGCTGGAGTTCCGGGTCCTGCAGCCCTCGGGCCCGCCGAAGTGGCTCAGCCTGCGCGGACGCCTGCAGGCCGGCGGCGAGGGACAGCCCGCCAGGCTCGTGGGCACGGTCGGTGACGCCTCCAAACTGCGCTCCGACGTCACCGACGTGGCCCGCGTCCAGCGTCTCGCCGCCATGCTCGCCACCGCCGGCACCGTCCGCGACGTCAGCCAGGCCGTGGTCGCCGCCCTGCGCAAACCACTGCAGGCCGACCGGATCGCGCTCGCCGAGCTGGAGGGCGACCGGCTCGTCGTCACGGTCCTCGACCCGCCCGAACCGGAGTCCTGGCCCGAGCTGTGGCGCATGGAGTGGCGCAGCGAATGGCCCGACGCTCCGGTGCGCGCCATGCCCACCCTCGCCGCCGCACTGCGCGAGGGCCGCGCCCACATCTGGCCCGCCGGCACGCCCCTGGAGCCCGCCCTCGCGGACGTCGGCCCCGGCGGACTCGCCGTCCTGCCGCTGCCCGCCGGCAACCGCATGGCCGGCGCCTGTCTGATCGGCTGGGACACCCCGCACGACTTCGGCCCCGACGAACGGGCCCTGCTCACCGCCTCCGCCGGCCTTGCGGGCCAGGCCCTGATGCGCGCCCACGCCTTCGACGCCGAACACGAACTCGTCGGCATGCTCCAGCGCCAGCTGCTGCCCCGCCGCCTGCCCAAGCTGCCCGGCGCGGTCGCCGTCGCCCGCTATCTGCCCACAACGGCCGGCCTGGAGGTGGGTGGCGACTGGTACGACGTGATCCCGCTGCCCGACAACCACGTCGCCCTCGTCATCGGCGACGTCCAGGGCCACAACGCGAGCGCCGCCACCCTGATGGGCCAGATGCGCACCGCGCTGCGCGCCTACGCCGTGGAGGGACACCCGCCGGACGTGGTCGTCTCCCACGCCAACCGGCTCCTCATGGACCTGGAGACCGATCTCTTCGCCACCTGCTGCTACGTCGACGTCGACATGGAGGAGGGCTCCGCCTGGTACGTCCGCGCCGGACACCTGCCGCCGGTGCTGCGCCATCCGGACGGCAGCACGGAGGTGCCGGACGTGGAGGGCGGACCGCCGCTCGGCGTGGTCAGACAGGCCGACTTCCCGCTGAGCGTGCTCCGGCTGCAGCCCGGCACGGTGGTCGCCCTGACCACGGACGGCCTCGTCGAGTCCGCCGACGCAGACATCGACGTCGGCCTCGACCGCCTCGCCCACGAACTGTCCGTGTCCGACCCCGCCCACCTCGGCCTCGTCGCCGACGCCCTGCTCGGCAACGCCCGGCGCAGCGACGACGTCGCACTGCTCCTGCTGCGCTACGACGGCATGACGCTGCGCCCGCGGCGCGAGAGCTGGACCGTGTGGCGTGTCCCCGAGGCCGTCGGACACTCCCGCCGTTTCACCCGGCGCGTCCTGCGTGCCTGGGGCGTGACCCCGGACGGCATGGACACCGTGCTTCTCGTGGTCTCCGAGCTGGTCACCAACGCCCTGGTGCACACCGACGGCCAGGTCCGCCTCGACCTCACCCTTCTCGAGAACAAGCTGCGTGTCTCGGTCGCCGACTCCTCCGCCCGCACCCCCGTGAAGCCGACGAGCATCGGCTGGGAGGCCACCGGCGGCCGCGGCATCCTCCTCGTCGAGGCCATGTCGGAGACATGGGGGACCGTGCCGGTCAGCGGCGGCAAGCAGGTGTGGGCCGAGCTCGCGGTCACGCTGTGA
- the lanKC gene encoding class III lanthionine synthetase LanKC, with the protein MDKRYEVYALADRHFYETPDRLLAPGQQGAPLFDTARREVPEGWRSARIGDWLTLTPLDAHGSPLPGPAQGWKIHASATRADAERIAAIVWDYCVPRRIPFKFVPGPHLLHLRNTKYAARDTSGKFVTVYPAHEEQLHQVLRELGRLLEGFEGPYILTDLRWYDGPLYVRYGAFARTFVVDERGSLVPAVRDGAGTLVPDRRAPSFQVPDWVTLPAFLEPHLAARNTTTVGELPYRIEKALHFSNGGGVYAGTDTRDGSRIVLKEGRPHAGLASDGADAVARLKREKLALERVAGTGVVPEVRDWFTLGDHRFLVMDFLEGRPLNSFFAERHPLLTPDPDPQAVAAYAEWAVRIHGAVERALEAVHARGIVFNDLHVFNIMVAPDGESVFLLDFEAAAPVADNGRQVVAHPGFFAPPDRTGLDVDRYALACLRLALFLPVTTLFVVDRGKAAHLAEVIADQFPDVPKEFLDEAVEEITRGAGVGAPAFVRPGDRPHSRDSMVKAILASATPERDDRLFPGDIAQFSDGGGLGLAHGAAGVLYALAETGAARYEEGERWLLDHTHPAPPGTPLGLYDGLAGVAHVLDRLGHRQRALDLVEGILAEKWQNLSSDLHGGLAGLGLVLGQLARSTGESELRERAGEAARILVRRLAEPRPDTPRRRAGLLRGASGPALFLLRQYEWTGDPELLAAAGAALRRDLECCVVREGGALEVDEGWRTLPYLGDGSAGVGMVLDDYLAHTGPGTGEFELVRQGVLTAATCRFYAQPGLFQGRAGMILHLARTGATDRLAEQIDALGWFAMDYQGQLAFPGHQMMRLSMDLGTGTAGCLLALSAAADAGSTAHPPTARLPFLPPLRRPS; encoded by the coding sequence ATGGACAAGCGGTACGAGGTGTACGCGCTGGCGGACAGACACTTCTACGAGACGCCGGACCGGCTCTTGGCGCCGGGACAGCAGGGCGCGCCGCTTTTCGACACCGCGCGTCGTGAGGTGCCCGAGGGCTGGCGGTCGGCACGGATCGGCGACTGGCTGACGCTGACCCCGCTCGACGCGCACGGGAGCCCGCTGCCCGGCCCGGCGCAGGGCTGGAAGATCCACGCCTCGGCCACCCGGGCCGACGCGGAGCGCATCGCGGCGATCGTGTGGGACTACTGCGTGCCGCGCCGGATCCCGTTCAAGTTCGTGCCGGGCCCGCATCTGCTGCACCTGCGCAACACCAAGTACGCGGCCCGCGACACGAGCGGCAAGTTCGTCACCGTCTACCCGGCCCACGAGGAGCAGCTCCACCAGGTTCTGCGCGAGCTGGGCCGGCTGCTGGAGGGTTTCGAGGGGCCGTACATCCTCACCGACCTGCGCTGGTACGACGGTCCACTCTATGTGCGCTACGGCGCTTTCGCGCGCACCTTCGTCGTCGACGAGCGGGGCTCACTCGTACCGGCGGTGCGGGACGGCGCGGGCACGCTGGTGCCGGACCGGCGGGCGCCGTCGTTCCAGGTGCCGGACTGGGTGACGCTGCCCGCGTTCCTCGAACCGCACCTCGCGGCCCGCAACACCACGACGGTGGGCGAACTGCCGTACCGCATCGAGAAGGCGCTGCACTTCTCCAACGGCGGCGGGGTGTACGCGGGCACCGACACCCGGGACGGGAGCCGGATCGTCCTGAAGGAAGGGCGGCCGCACGCGGGCCTCGCCTCGGACGGCGCGGACGCGGTCGCCCGGCTGAAGCGCGAGAAGCTGGCGCTGGAACGGGTGGCGGGGACCGGTGTGGTGCCGGAGGTGCGGGACTGGTTCACGCTGGGCGACCACCGGTTCCTGGTGATGGACTTCCTGGAGGGGCGCCCGCTCAACTCCTTCTTCGCCGAGCGGCATCCGCTGCTCACGCCGGACCCCGATCCGCAGGCCGTGGCCGCCTACGCCGAGTGGGCGGTGCGCATCCACGGGGCGGTGGAGCGGGCGCTGGAGGCGGTGCACGCGCGCGGGATCGTCTTCAACGATCTGCACGTCTTCAACATCATGGTCGCGCCGGACGGGGAGTCGGTGTTCCTGCTCGACTTCGAGGCGGCGGCGCCGGTGGCGGACAACGGCCGTCAGGTCGTCGCCCACCCGGGCTTCTTCGCCCCGCCCGACCGGACGGGCCTCGACGTCGACCGCTACGCGCTGGCCTGCTTACGGCTGGCCCTGTTCCTGCCCGTCACCACCCTGTTCGTGGTCGACCGGGGCAAGGCGGCGCACCTGGCCGAGGTGATCGCGGACCAGTTCCCGGACGTACCGAAGGAGTTCCTGGACGAGGCGGTCGAGGAGATCACGCGGGGCGCCGGCGTGGGTGCCCCGGCGTTCGTACGGCCCGGTGACCGGCCGCACAGCCGTGACTCGATGGTCAAAGCGATCCTCGCCTCGGCCACCCCGGAGCGCGACGACCGGCTCTTCCCCGGCGACATCGCCCAGTTCTCCGACGGCGGCGGGCTCGGGCTCGCCCACGGCGCGGCCGGAGTGCTGTACGCACTGGCCGAGACCGGTGCCGCGCGGTACGAGGAGGGCGAGCGCTGGCTACTCGACCACACGCACCCGGCGCCGCCCGGCACTCCGCTCGGACTGTACGACGGTCTCGCGGGCGTCGCCCATGTCCTGGACCGGCTCGGCCACCGGCAGCGAGCCCTGGATCTGGTCGAGGGCATCCTCGCCGAGAAGTGGCAGAACCTCTCCTCCGACCTGCACGGCGGTCTGGCCGGCCTGGGACTGGTCCTCGGTCAACTGGCCCGCAGCACGGGCGAGTCGGAGCTGCGCGAGCGGGCCGGCGAGGCCGCACGGATCCTCGTACGACGACTCGCCGAGCCGCGGCCGGACACGCCGCGGCGGCGGGCCGGGCTGCTGCGGGGAGCCAGCGGGCCCGCACTGTTCCTGCTGCGACAGTACGAGTGGACCGGCGATCCGGAGCTGCTGGCGGCGGCCGGTGCCGCTCTGCGCCGGGACCTCGAGTGCTGCGTGGTGCGCGAGGGCGGAGCGCTGGAGGTCGACGAGGGGTGGCGGACGCTGCCGTATCTCGGCGACGGCAGCGCCGGAGTGGGGATGGTGCTCGACGACTACCTGGCCCATACCGGCCCCGGGACCGGGGAGTTCGAGCTGGTGCGCCAGGGCGTTCTCACCGCCGCCACCTGTCGCTTCTACGCGCAGCCCGGCCTCTTCCAGGGCCGCGCCGGGATGATCCTGCACCTCGCCCGTACGGGCGCCACGGACCGGTTGGCCGAACAGATCGACGCTCTGGGCTGGTTCGCGATGGACTACCAGGGCCAACTGGCCTTCCCCGGGCACCAGATGATGCGGCTGTCCATGGACCTGGGCACCGGAACGGCCGGGTGCCTGCTCGCGCTGAGCGCGGCTGCGGACGCCGGGTCCACCGCTCATCCGCCCACCGCTCGTCTGCCCTTCCTGCCGCCGCTCCGGCGGCCCTCATGA
- a CDS encoding SapB/AmfS family lanthipeptide → MALLDLQTMESDEHTGGGGASTVSLLSCISAASILLCL, encoded by the coding sequence ATGGCACTGCTCGACCTGCAGACGATGGAGTCCGACGAACACACCGGCGGCGGCGGCGCAAGCACCGTCAGCCTGCTCTCCTGCATCAGCGCGGCGAGCATTCTGCTCTGTCTCTGA
- a CDS encoding ABC transporter ATP-binding protein, which yields MTTRAEPVRGSALLNSATRHSTSRCVALCLMSTASTGAGLLLPAALGRTLDLLLAHTPATGWVVYCAGIVLLLALLDACETVLGGTVDARTTGWLRRRLTGHVLAVGPRAGARFGPGELVARLVGNAAQAGTTPAARAALLAALAGPVGGIVALGLIDPWLAAVFLAGAPVLTLLLRAFARDTTRCVADYQRLQGRIAGALAEAVAGRRTIEAAGTADKEAARILGPLPELSRAGHRMWRVQGRAAAQTSAVAPLLQLGVVAVAGVLLTRHRLSVGDVLAASRYAVLATGVGVLVGQFASLARGRAAAGRLDEVLGEPATAHGARRLPPGPGRLELRGVTARRGGRTVLDGLDLVVPGGTTLAVVGRSGTGKSLLAAVAGRLADPDAGEVLLDGVPLPHLTHNDLRRSVSYAFERPSLLGTTIQDALRLGVRRPSPARIREAARTARADDFVRRLPHGYATRCADAPRSGGESQRLGLARAFAQDSRLLILDDALSSLDTVTEAQITDSLLAHGSGGTRLLIAHRAATAARADAVAWLDGGKVRAVGTHAELLRIAGYRAVFGDGGRT from the coding sequence ATGACGACTCGTGCCGAGCCCGTACGCGGCTCCGCCCTGCTCAACTCGGCCACCCGGCACAGCACTTCCCGCTGCGTGGCCCTGTGCCTCATGAGCACGGCGTCCACCGGTGCCGGTCTCCTCCTGCCGGCCGCTCTCGGCCGTACCCTCGATCTCCTCCTGGCACACACCCCGGCGACCGGCTGGGTGGTGTACTGCGCGGGGATCGTCCTGCTGCTGGCGCTGCTGGACGCCTGCGAGACCGTGCTGGGCGGCACCGTCGACGCCCGGACGACCGGGTGGCTGCGGCGCCGGCTGACAGGGCATGTGCTGGCCGTGGGCCCGCGCGCCGGCGCCCGCTTCGGCCCGGGTGAACTCGTCGCCCGTCTCGTCGGCAACGCGGCTCAGGCGGGGACCACTCCGGCCGCCCGCGCCGCACTGCTCGCCGCGCTCGCCGGCCCCGTGGGGGGCATCGTGGCGCTCGGCCTGATCGACCCCTGGCTGGCGGCCGTGTTCCTGGCCGGAGCACCGGTCCTGACCCTCCTGCTGCGTGCCTTCGCCCGTGACACGACCCGGTGCGTGGCGGACTACCAGCGGCTCCAGGGGCGGATCGCGGGCGCGCTCGCGGAGGCGGTCGCCGGCCGCCGCACCATCGAGGCGGCGGGTACGGCGGACAAGGAGGCGGCGCGGATTCTGGGGCCGCTGCCGGAGCTGTCTCGGGCGGGACACCGCATGTGGCGGGTGCAGGGACGGGCCGCGGCACAGACGAGCGCCGTGGCTCCGCTGCTGCAGCTGGGCGTCGTCGCCGTGGCCGGAGTTCTCCTCACCCGGCATCGGCTGTCGGTCGGAGACGTCCTCGCGGCCTCGCGGTACGCGGTCCTGGCGACCGGCGTCGGCGTGCTGGTCGGCCAGTTCGCGAGCCTGGCCCGGGGCAGGGCGGCCGCCGGGCGCCTGGACGAGGTCCTCGGAGAGCCGGCCACCGCCCATGGTGCACGCCGGCTGCCGCCCGGACCGGGCCGGCTGGAGCTGCGCGGCGTGACGGCCCGCCGCGGCGGACGCACTGTCCTCGACGGCCTCGACCTCGTCGTCCCCGGCGGCACGACACTCGCCGTGGTCGGCCGTTCCGGCACGGGCAAGTCACTGCTCGCCGCGGTCGCCGGCCGGCTGGCCGACCCGGACGCCGGAGAGGTCCTGCTGGACGGCGTCCCCCTCCCCCACCTGACCCACAACGACCTTCGCCGATCCGTGAGTTACGCCTTCGAACGCCCCTCGCTCCTCGGCACCACCATCCAGGACGCGTTGCGCCTCGGCGTGCGGCGCCCCTCCCCCGCACGCATCCGCGAGGCGGCCCGCACGGCACGGGCGGACGACTTCGTCCGCCGCCTACCGCACGGCTACGCCACCCGCTGCGCCGACGCTCCCCGCTCCGGCGGCGAGTCCCAACGCCTGGGCCTGGCCAGGGCGTTCGCCCAGGACAGCCGCCTGCTCATTCTCGACGACGCCCTCTCCAGCCTCGACACGGTGACGGAAGCACAGATCACGGACTCCCTGCTGGCCCACGGCTCGGGCGGCACCCGACTCCTCATCGCCCATCGAGCGGCCACGGCGGCCCGGGCGGACGCGGTGGCGTGGCTGGACGGGGGGAAGGTGCGGGCGGTGGGGACGCATGCGGAGTTGTTGCGGATCGCCGGGTACCGGGCGGTGTTCGGGGACGGGGGGCGGACATGA